The following proteins come from a genomic window of Deinococcus aerius:
- a CDS encoding carbohydrate ABC transporter permease — MRANWRQTLLSYTFLAPALILLVVFTFYPLAYGSYLGFTEYGGARFAQGQPPRWVGLENFRTLWADDLFRTSLLNSVKYLLVVPALQLASLAVASLVNNSLPGMAFFRAAYYVPVVTSISLAAVMWEWVYNKDGTLNWVLGFLHLLPAGGAFGWLNNENTAFWAVMLVTFWRGFGYYMVLYLAGLQNIPSELEEAAVLDGASAWQRFWRITVPLMRPTILLCSLLSTIAALRVLEEVLVLTNGGPLNSTYTALMYVYFKAFQGFNFDYGLASAAGLVVAVVALALSVVNFRLFRDSSGEGG, encoded by the coding sequence ATGCGAGCCAACTGGCGTCAAACGCTGCTGTCGTACACCTTCCTGGCCCCGGCGCTGATCCTGCTGGTGGTGTTCACCTTCTACCCGCTGGCCTACGGCTCGTACCTGGGCTTTACCGAGTACGGCGGGGCCCGTTTCGCGCAGGGGCAGCCGCCACGCTGGGTGGGGCTGGAGAACTTCCGCACTCTGTGGGCCGACGATTTGTTTCGCACCTCGCTGCTCAACTCGGTGAAGTACCTGCTGGTGGTGCCCGCGCTGCAACTGGCCTCTCTGGCGGTCGCATCGCTGGTCAACAATTCGCTGCCCGGGATGGCCTTTTTCCGGGCGGCCTACTATGTCCCGGTGGTGACTTCCATCTCGCTGGCCGCCGTGATGTGGGAGTGGGTCTACAACAAGGACGGCACCCTGAACTGGGTGCTGGGCTTTCTCCACCTGCTGCCTGCGGGCGGGGCCTTCGGCTGGCTCAACAACGAGAACACCGCCTTCTGGGCCGTCATGCTGGTGACTTTCTGGCGGGGCTTCGGCTACTACATGGTGCTGTACCTGGCGGGGCTCCAGAACATCCCGTCCGAGCTGGAGGAGGCGGCGGTGCTGGACGGGGCTTCGGCCTGGCAGCGCTTTTGGCGCATCACCGTTCCGCTCATGAGGCCCACCATTCTGCTGTGCTCGCTGCTCTCCACCATCGCCGCGCTGCGGGTGTTGGAGGAGGTGCTCGTGCTCACGAACGGTGGGCCGCTGAACTCGACCTACACCGCCCTCATGTACGTGTACTTCAAGGCCTTCCAGGGCTTCAACTTCGACTACGGCCTCGCCAGCGCCGCTGGGCTGGTCGTGGCGGTGGTCGCGCTGGCGTTGTCGGTGGTCAACTTCCGGCTGTTCCGGGACAGCAGCGGGGAGGGCGGATGA
- a CDS encoding SIS domain-containing protein — translation MTDPLMLKEAREAPRVVRRQLAENAEVTRRLADALRGRRPPYAVTVARGSSDHACTVLKYGLETRLSLPVASLGPSVHTLYGARLDLRGALVIAVSQSGASPDVVENVRMAREGGATTVALVNVEDSDLAREAEFVLPLRCGEERAVAATKSYLASLTALLPVVAALNGDAALTRGLEALPEALERTLEVEAQARDLAERYRFADNLLVLARGLHFGVAQEAALKLKETCGIHAEAYSAAEFSHGPKRLLAEGVPLLGFAPADAAGEATRRAYADLLASGADLRTLGPAAGSTLATPETGQDLTDPVPSALAFYLFAAHLALHRGLDPDAPPLLSKVTRTR, via the coding sequence ATGACTGACCCCCTGATGCTCAAGGAAGCCCGCGAGGCGCCGCGGGTCGTCCGCCGCCAGCTCGCCGAGAACGCCGAGGTGACGCGCAGGCTGGCCGATGCGCTGCGTGGGCGGCGTCCCCCCTACGCCGTCACCGTGGCCCGGGGCAGCAGCGACCATGCCTGCACGGTGCTGAAATACGGGCTGGAAACGCGGCTCTCGCTGCCCGTCGCCAGCCTGGGACCGAGCGTGCATACGCTGTACGGGGCGCGGCTGGACCTGCGGGGCGCGCTGGTGATCGCCGTGTCGCAGTCCGGGGCGAGTCCCGACGTGGTCGAGAATGTCCGCATGGCGCGCGAGGGCGGCGCGACCACCGTGGCCCTGGTGAACGTGGAGGACAGCGACCTCGCGCGCGAGGCGGAGTTCGTGCTCCCGCTGCGCTGCGGCGAGGAGCGGGCGGTGGCGGCGACGAAGAGTTACCTCGCCAGCCTGACGGCCCTGCTGCCGGTGGTCGCCGCGCTGAACGGGGACGCGGCGCTCACCCGGGGGCTGGAGGCCCTGCCGGAGGCTCTGGAGCGCACCCTGGAAGTGGAAGCCCAGGCCCGCGATCTGGCCGAGCGCTACCGCTTCGCGGACAACCTGCTCGTGCTGGCGCGCGGGCTGCACTTCGGGGTGGCGCAGGAGGCGGCGCTCAAGCTCAAGGAGACCTGCGGCATCCACGCCGAGGCGTACTCGGCGGCCGAGTTCAGCCACGGCCCTAAAAGACTCCTTGCCGAGGGGGTGCCGCTGCTGGGCTTCGCGCCCGCCGACGCCGCCGGGGAGGCGACCCGCCGCGCGTATGCCGACCTGCTCGCCAGCGGGGCGGACCTGCGGACCCTCGGCCCGGCTGCGGGCAGCACCCTCGCCACGCCGGAAACCGGCCAGGACCTGACCGACCCGGTGCCCAGCGCGCTGGCCTTTTACCTGTTTGCCGCGCACCTCGCCCTGCACCGCGGGCTGGACCCCGACGCGCCCCCGCTGCTGAGCAAGGTGACCCGGACGCGGTAA
- the nagA gene encoding N-acetylglucosamine-6-phosphate deacetylase: protein MTSPPNTPPSTLRGQLLLPGGELRPGTLSFGTLIEGVTPDTAPEQAGGMHLILPGFIDTHVHGGGGGDTMDGPGGIRTLARLHARHGTTTLLPTTITHPWERVLAALRGVREVMDDGGVEGGADIVGAHLEGPFISPQRLGAQPPNTVLPTPDLVAEVLETGVVRAVTLAPELPGATEAGLAFARAGVRVGVGHTRADAETVTAFLNALCAAGARTCATHLYNAMGGIEGRAPGPPGALLADSQAFVEVILDTIHVHPTGFLLARAAAPGRVLLITDAMRAAGLGDGESELGGQPVTVRAGKATLADGTLAGSVLTLDAALRNAVRAGVPLPEAAAMLSAVPAASLGLSDRGRLEPGLRADLTVLAPDLNVVQVYVAGRPILENTHD, encoded by the coding sequence ATGACCAGCCCCCCCAACACTCCCCCCTCCACCCTGCGCGGCCAGCTCCTGCTCCCGGGGGGCGAGCTGCGGCCAGGAACCCTCTCGTTCGGAACACTGATCGAGGGAGTCACGCCGGACACGGCGCCTGAACAGGCCGGGGGAATGCACCTGATCCTGCCGGGCTTCATCGACACGCACGTTCACGGCGGCGGCGGCGGCGACACGATGGACGGCCCGGGGGGTATTCGCACCCTCGCCCGCCTGCACGCCCGGCACGGGACGACGACCCTGCTTCCCACCACGATCACCCACCCGTGGGAGCGGGTTCTGGCGGCCCTGCGAGGCGTGCGGGAGGTGATGGACGACGGCGGGGTGGAAGGCGGCGCGGACATCGTGGGCGCCCACCTGGAAGGTCCCTTCATCAGCCCGCAGAGGCTGGGCGCGCAGCCCCCGAACACGGTGCTTCCCACCCCCGACCTCGTGGCGGAGGTGCTGGAGACGGGCGTGGTCCGGGCCGTGACGCTCGCTCCCGAGCTGCCCGGGGCGACAGAGGCGGGCCTCGCCTTCGCCCGCGCGGGCGTGCGTGTCGGGGTGGGGCACACCCGTGCGGACGCGGAGACGGTGACGGCCTTTCTGAACGCCCTCTGCGCGGCAGGCGCCCGCACCTGCGCCACCCACCTCTACAACGCGATGGGAGGGATCGAGGGGCGGGCACCCGGACCCCCCGGCGCGCTGCTGGCCGACTCGCAAGCCTTTGTAGAAGTCATCCTGGACACCATTCACGTCCACCCGACGGGCTTCCTGCTGGCCCGCGCCGCCGCCCCGGGGCGGGTCTTGCTCATCACTGACGCCATGCGCGCCGCCGGGCTGGGGGACGGCGAGAGCGAACTGGGGGGGCAGCCCGTCACCGTGCGGGCGGGAAAAGCAACGCTGGCCGACGGGACCCTGGCCGGAAGCGTGCTGACGCTGGACGCAGCCCTGCGGAACGCCGTCCGCGCGGGCGTGCCCCTGCCCGAGGCGGCGGCCATGCTGAGTGCCGTGCCCGCCGCGTCCCTGGGGCTGAGCGACCGGGGCCGTCTGGAGCCGGGGCTGCGGGCCGACCTCACCGTTCTGGCCCCCGACCTGAACGTGGTTCAGGTGTACGTGGCCGGAAGGCCCATCCTGGAGAACACCCATGACTGA
- a CDS encoding carbohydrate ABC transporter permease translates to MSAVSRTAVPRALPRRRTRTRAARHLGRYVLLVLILLFAVFPFLWTLAIALTDKRAGGSIYDFPASLFPRALTLNNFQQVYQTFGLGQYVWNSISITAMTIVGTLVVSALAAYPLARFRFPGRNLIFAVIVATLVLPGETTFIVNTLTLQKLHLLGTHLGVVIPTIAGAFGIFLMRQAFLAIPQSLLEAARLDGANELTILTRIMLPLTRPSLAALGIFTLVGSWNAYFWPMLVLSAAPDKVPLSVAVLKLKGQFNYDPFNIAAGSLIMMLPVLLVFLLAQRLFMRGMEGAVK, encoded by the coding sequence ATGAGCGCGGTGAGCCGGACCGCGGTGCCCCGCGCGCTGCCGCGGCGCCGCACCCGCACCCGGGCCGCGCGGCACTTGGGGCGCTACGTGCTGCTGGTGCTCATCCTGCTGTTCGCCGTCTTTCCCTTCCTGTGGACCCTGGCGATTGCCCTGACCGATAAGCGGGCGGGCGGTTCCATCTACGACTTTCCGGCGAGCCTCTTTCCGCGCGCCCTGACGCTGAACAATTTTCAGCAGGTCTACCAGACCTTCGGGCTGGGGCAGTACGTCTGGAACAGCATCTCCATCACGGCGATGACCATCGTGGGCACGCTGGTCGTCTCGGCGTTGGCGGCCTACCCGCTGGCGCGCTTCCGCTTTCCCGGGCGCAACCTGATCTTCGCAGTGATCGTCGCCACGCTGGTGCTGCCGGGCGAGACCACCTTCATCGTCAACACGCTGACCCTGCAAAAGCTGCACCTGCTGGGCACGCACCTGGGCGTCGTGATCCCGACCATCGCCGGGGCCTTCGGCATCTTCCTGATGCGCCAGGCCTTCCTGGCGATTCCGCAGTCCCTCCTGGAGGCGGCGCGGCTCGACGGCGCGAATGAACTGACCATCCTGACCCGGATCATGCTGCCCCTGACGAGGCCGAGCCTGGCTGCGTTGGGCATCTTCACGCTGGTGGGCAGTTGGAACGCCTACTTCTGGCCCATGCTGGTGCTCTCGGCCGCGCCCGACAAGGTGCCCCTCAGCGTGGCCGTCCTCAAGCTCAAGGGCCAGTTCAACTACGACCCCTTCAACATCGCCGCCGGGTCGCTGATCATGATGCTGCCCGTGCTGCTGGTGTTTCTCCTCGCGCAGCGCCTCTTCATGCGCGGGATGGAGGGGGCGGTCAAGTGA
- a CDS encoding class I SAM-dependent methyltransferase encodes MTEQHNRHAWNAIAALGESPYARPVTPETVAAARRGEWTVMLTDTKPLPRAWLPDVRGLDLLCLASGGGQQGPILAAAGANVTVFDLSEGQLALDREVADREGLSLRLMQGSMTDLSAFGDGSFDVIVHPVSNVFVSDVRPVWREAYRVLRPGGSLLVGFLNPAMFIFDLDHLDETGELRVRYPLPYVEEAHLSPERLEMYQREGRPLHFSHSLTEQIAGQLEAGFLIAGLYEDDHGMNGDLVSSYLPTQLATRAVKV; translated from the coding sequence ATGACGGAGCAGCACAACCGCCACGCCTGGAACGCCATTGCCGCCCTGGGGGAGAGTCCTTACGCCCGCCCGGTCACGCCCGAGACTGTGGCTGCCGCCCGGCGCGGCGAGTGGACGGTCATGCTCACGGACACCAAACCGCTTCCCCGGGCCTGGCTGCCCGACGTGCGCGGGCTGGATCTCCTCTGCCTCGCCTCGGGAGGTGGGCAGCAGGGTCCCATCCTCGCTGCCGCTGGCGCCAACGTCACCGTGTTCGACCTCTCCGAGGGGCAGCTTGCCCTCGACCGGGAGGTCGCGGACCGCGAGGGCCTCTCCCTCCGTCTGATGCAGGGCAGCATGACCGACCTGTCCGCCTTCGGAGATGGGAGCTTCGACGTGATCGTGCACCCGGTGTCCAACGTGTTCGTGTCCGACGTGCGGCCCGTGTGGCGGGAGGCGTACCGGGTGCTGCGTCCCGGGGGCAGCCTGCTGGTGGGCTTTCTCAATCCGGCCATGTTCATCTTCGACCTGGACCATCTGGACGAGACGGGGGAGCTGCGTGTGCGTTACCCCCTGCCTTACGTGGAAGAGGCGCACCTGTCCCCCGAGCGGCTGGAGATGTACCAGCGCGAAGGCAGGCCGCTACATTTCAGCCACAGCCTCACCGAGCAGATCGCGGGCCAGCTTGAGGCGGGGTTCCTGATCGCCGGGTTGTACGAGGACGACCACGGGATGAATGGCGATTTGGTGTCGAGTTATCTGCCGACTCAACTCGCCACTCGGGCTGTGAAAGTATGA
- a CDS encoding ABC transporter substrate-binding protein has product MKRSLTVLTLALGLSAAVSAQAQTTEITFWTWYLSPKFDGYIKDTIAAFEKANPTIKVKWFDKQASMVQDFVASVNLGNAPDVVNLNIDETAKAAQNGFLRPVDALTSPAVLKATYYPQSLKNFTVNGKVYAYPWYGSLNEGVLLYNPDLLRQAGVKAPRNMSEMLNMVKTIKDKTGAYAWVPALKDPGGASFLGYFFSDGLPIYNAQGKAAFNSPAHVALLQRYVDLFKGGYLPEDALRKEAFQLATELYPQNKVAMIVGGPQALNRIKDTNPALYAKTVVTAAPLGKAGVQTGTSMGLVIPVASKHPAEAARFAAFFSNNANQVAFAKIVPIIPTTSAAQNDPYFKKASTDPIAKATSLIGASGRLINPGFKTPGNSDDLYKNFSDNIESALLGKKTAKQALDDSVAYWNANMSK; this is encoded by the coding sequence ATGAAGCGCAGCCTGACCGTCCTGACCCTTGCCCTTGGCCTCTCTGCCGCTGTCAGCGCCCAGGCGCAAACCACGGAGATCACTTTCTGGACGTGGTACCTGAGCCCCAAGTTCGACGGGTACATCAAGGACACCATTGCCGCCTTCGAGAAGGCCAACCCCACCATCAAGGTCAAGTGGTTCGACAAGCAGGCCAGCATGGTGCAGGACTTCGTGGCCTCGGTGAACCTGGGCAACGCGCCCGACGTGGTCAACCTGAACATCGACGAGACTGCCAAGGCCGCCCAGAACGGCTTCCTGCGTCCGGTGGACGCGCTGACCAGCCCGGCCGTCCTCAAGGCCACCTACTACCCGCAGAGCCTGAAGAACTTCACCGTGAACGGCAAGGTCTACGCCTATCCCTGGTACGGCTCGCTGAACGAGGGCGTGCTGCTGTACAACCCCGATCTGCTGCGGCAGGCGGGCGTGAAGGCGCCGCGCAACATGTCCGAGATGCTGAACATGGTCAAGACCATCAAGGACAAGACCGGGGCTTACGCCTGGGTGCCCGCGCTCAAGGACCCGGGCGGCGCGTCCTTCCTGGGCTACTTCTTCTCGGACGGCCTGCCGATCTACAACGCGCAGGGCAAGGCGGCCTTCAACTCGCCCGCGCACGTGGCGCTGCTCCAGCGGTATGTCGACCTCTTCAAGGGCGGCTACCTGCCGGAGGACGCGCTGCGCAAGGAAGCCTTCCAGCTCGCCACCGAGCTGTACCCGCAGAACAAGGTCGCCATGATCGTGGGCGGCCCGCAGGCCCTGAACCGCATCAAGGACACCAACCCGGCCCTGTATGCCAAAACCGTGGTCACCGCCGCGCCGCTGGGCAAGGCGGGCGTGCAGACCGGCACCTCGATGGGCCTGGTGATTCCCGTCGCCAGCAAGCATCCTGCCGAGGCCGCTCGGTTCGCCGCCTTCTTCTCCAACAACGCCAATCAGGTCGCCTTCGCCAAGATCGTGCCTATCATCCCCACGACGAGTGCGGCGCAGAACGACCCCTATTTCAAAAAGGCCAGCACCGACCCCATCGCCAAGGCCACCAGCCTGATCGGGGCCTCGGGGAGACTCATCAACCCCGGCTTCAAGACTCCGGGCAACAGTGACGACCTGTACAAGAACTTCAGCGACAACATCGAGTCGGCGCTGCTGGGCAAGAAGACCGCGAAGCAGGCGCTCGACGACTCGGTGGCGTACTGGAACGCGAATATGAGCAAGTAA
- a CDS encoding MurR/RpiR family transcriptional regulator — MTQAVLPPVSAGGALGRLRQQAAPLSPTLQRVAEHVIRHAETVVHQTITELASSAGVSEATVTRLCRKLGFAGFHAFKIALASDVASRETVPKEEGTLDPTTRLVRQTCRTLEDTAALADRATLERVAEAIARAPRVDLTGQGNSGLVAQYFAHRLMRLGITTLAYTDPHVAAVSVSTLPRGGVVIGLSSSGSTIDTVQHLKLAQAHGHLTVALTHRPSSPVTRYAGAVLLTAAQEDPLTDAVLATLSSQTLMLELLYTAILARRPEAHAMLRVTAESVVEKKY; from the coding sequence GTGACCCAAGCCGTACTTCCGCCTGTCAGCGCGGGCGGCGCTCTCGGCCGTCTTCGTCAGCAAGCCGCGCCCCTCTCCCCGACGCTTCAGCGCGTCGCCGAACACGTCATCCGTCACGCGGAAACGGTCGTCCACCAGACCATCACGGAGCTGGCGAGCAGCGCGGGCGTCAGCGAGGCCACCGTCACCCGGCTGTGCCGCAAGCTGGGCTTCGCCGGATTTCACGCCTTCAAGATCGCGCTGGCCTCGGACGTGGCGAGCCGCGAGACCGTGCCCAAGGAGGAGGGAACCCTTGACCCGACGACCCGGCTGGTGCGCCAGACCTGCCGGACCCTGGAGGACACCGCCGCGCTTGCGGACCGGGCCACGCTGGAGCGCGTGGCGGAGGCCATCGCCCGCGCGCCAAGAGTGGACCTGACCGGGCAGGGCAACAGCGGCCTGGTCGCCCAGTACTTCGCCCACCGGCTGATGCGGCTGGGGATCACGACCCTCGCCTACACCGACCCCCACGTGGCGGCCGTCAGCGTGAGCACCCTGCCGCGGGGCGGGGTCGTGATCGGCCTCTCCAGCAGCGGGAGCACCATCGACACCGTTCAGCACCTCAAGCTCGCGCAGGCGCACGGGCACCTCACCGTCGCCCTGACCCACCGGCCCAGCAGCCCCGTCACCCGCTATGCCGGAGCCGTCCTCCTCACCGCCGCGCAGGAGGACCCGCTCACCGACGCGGTGCTCGCCACCCTCTCCAGCCAGACGCTGATGCTCGAACTGCTCTACACGGCCATCCTGGCCCGCCGCCCCGAGGCCCACGCCATGCTGCGCGTGACCGCCGAGTCCGTCGTCGAGAAGAAGTATTAG
- a CDS encoding glycoside hydrolase family 3 N-terminal domain-containing protein: protein MNPARALIVDLPGPDLTLEEGRFLARHSFGGVCLFARNITTPERTARLVRDLRDALGHDALVATDQEGGAVLRRLDVPHPPTPMGLGALRDPEAAREAGAVAARGLLDLGINWNFAPSLDVNVNPGNPVIGERSFGSDPALVAELGVAWALGSEAAGVMSAVKHFPGHGDTQVDSHLDLPTVNKSREALEACEWLPFRAAVRAGVGSVMTAHILYPALDGERPATLSPAVLTGLLRGEWGYDGVVVTDAMDMRAIADRYPGGVGAPLTLTAGADAVLVCGHGELTPHAEHLNAVERALRDGTLAEDRLQEALTRLASAARRFPGTPRPYTAAERERDGAQVRAWARASVTRVGQVPRLSPDAEVLLLTPDQPGVGGPYGDSLGGDELAATLRAYFPRLRHANYSPTDARAARALLDEFPGAPALLATPTRWNLTPVQKELAGLLPARGGIHLALWNPEHARALPLPALVSYGFRPAHLAAVAQALITGEAPGVLPLAAPEVV, encoded by the coding sequence GTGAACCCAGCCCGCGCCCTGATCGTCGACCTGCCCGGCCCCGACCTCACGCTGGAGGAAGGCCGTTTTCTGGCCCGCCACTCCTTCGGTGGCGTGTGCCTCTTCGCCCGCAACATCACGACGCCGGAACGCACAGCACGGCTGGTGCGCGACCTCCGCGACGCGCTGGGGCACGACGCTCTGGTCGCCACCGACCAGGAGGGCGGCGCCGTGCTGCGGCGGCTGGACGTGCCGCATCCCCCCACACCGATGGGTCTGGGTGCGCTGCGGGACCCGGAGGCTGCCAGGGAAGCCGGGGCAGTCGCGGCGCGTGGCCTCCTCGACCTCGGCATCAACTGGAACTTCGCGCCCAGCCTGGACGTGAACGTCAATCCCGGGAATCCGGTCATCGGGGAGCGGTCTTTCGGAAGTGACCCGGCCCTGGTGGCGGAACTTGGCGTCGCATGGGCGCTCGGGAGTGAGGCGGCGGGCGTGATGAGTGCCGTCAAGCACTTCCCGGGGCACGGGGACACGCAGGTGGACAGTCACCTCGACCTTCCCACCGTGAACAAGTCGCGGGAGGCGCTGGAGGCGTGTGAATGGCTCCCCTTCCGCGCGGCGGTGCGGGCCGGAGTGGGCAGCGTGATGACCGCCCACATTCTCTACCCGGCGCTGGATGGGGAACGCCCGGCAACCTTGTCCCCAGCCGTGCTGACGGGATTGCTGCGGGGCGAGTGGGGGTATGACGGCGTGGTCGTGACGGACGCGATGGACATGCGCGCCATCGCCGACCGCTACCCGGGGGGAGTGGGGGCGCCGCTGACCCTCACGGCGGGGGCGGACGCCGTTCTGGTGTGCGGGCACGGCGAGCTGACTCCACACGCCGAACATCTGAACGCTGTCGAGCGTGCCCTGCGGGACGGGACGTTGGCCGAAGACCGGCTCCAGGAGGCGCTGACTCGCCTGGCCTCTGCTGCTCGACGTTTTCCAGGCACACCCCGCCCCTATACCGCCGCCGAGCGCGAACGGGACGGGGCGCAGGTGCGGGCGTGGGCGCGGGCGAGCGTGACAAGGGTGGGTCAGGTCCCCCGTCTCTCCCCCGACGCCGAGGTGCTGCTCCTCACCCCCGACCAACCCGGGGTCGGTGGCCCTTATGGGGACAGCCTGGGTGGCGACGAGCTTGCCGCAACCCTGCGCGCGTATTTCCCCCGTCTGAGGCACGCCAATTACAGCCCGACCGACGCGCGTGCGGCACGGGCACTCCTGGACGAGTTTCCGGGTGCCCCGGCCCTCCTGGCGACCCCTACCCGTTGGAACCTCACGCCCGTACAGAAGGAGCTGGCTGGGCTGCTCCCGGCACGCGGCGGCATCCACCTGGCCCTGTGGAACCCGGAACATGCCCGCGCCCTGCCCCTCCCCGCGCTCGTCAGCTACGGCTTCCGGCCCGCCCACCTCGCGGCGGTGGCGCAGGCCCTCATTACTGGGGAGGCGCCGGGAGTTCTGCCCCTCGCGGCGCCCGAAGTGGTGTAG